A DNA window from Onychostoma macrolepis isolate SWU-2019 chromosome 13, ASM1243209v1, whole genome shotgun sequence contains the following coding sequences:
- the ccdc85a gene encoding coiled-coil domain-containing protein 85A, which produces MEKPTQPQLQSSISKSSEGPSEDLSKLTDEELLKWSKEELVRRLRRAEAEKMSVIVDHSNLIREVNRRLQQHLNEIRGLKEVNQKLQEDNQELRDLCCFLDDDRQKGKKVSREWQRLGRYSAGIMRKEVTLYLQKLKELEQRQEEVVRENLELRELCLMLDEEKGSGGTGGSTGTGGPAGCRSSIDSQSSLSHASGPGPGLLRDVGDGSSTSSAGSTDSPDHFTHKQQLLGGPVGGSPDHLHKPGSGEEAKGLEQASRRHSTSQEYAAHTFPQVCRSRCGSFSSPDHKGLRGLSPEKLGKRGSPEQFSKHLLVSSQPPGSPDLFQKHRGSMGSVCGSPEPKQILSGTPEHLQKGRVISGSPELLRHQHGKFGSPGREVAQKRPGVEEMSPHHRSIYSALISAGCCTSSCRSVKLWDSFDAS; this is translated from the exons ATGGAAAAGCCCACCCAGCCTCAGCTGCAGTCGAGCATATCCAAGAGCTCAGAAGGTCCCTCAGAGGACCTCTCCAAACTTACGGATGAGGAGCTTCTGAAATGGAGCAAGGAGGAGCTGGTTCGCCGGCTCCGCAGAGCCGAAGCTGAGAAGATGAGCGTCATAGTGGACCACAGCAATCTCATCCGAGAGGTGAACCGCAGGCTTCAGCAGCATCTCAACGAAATACGGGGGCTGAAG GAGGTGAATCAGAAGCTGCAAGAGGACAACCAGGAGCTGCGGGACCTCTGCTGCTTTCTGGATGACGACCGGCAGAAAGGGAAAAAGGTGTCGAGGGAGTGGCAGCGCCTGGGCCGCTACAGCGCAGGAATCATGCGTAAGGAGGTGACACTTTACCTGCAGAAGCTGAAAGAGCTGGAGCAGAGGCAGGAGGAAGTGGTGAGGGAGAACCTTGAACTGAGAGAGCTGTGCCTCATGTTGGATGAGGAGAAGGGCTCTGGAGGTACCGGCGGGTCAACGGGTACCGGGGGACCAGCAGGCTGCAGGAGTTCAATCGATAGTCAGAGCAGCCTGTCTCACGCTAGCGGCCCTGGGCCTGGCCTACTAAGGGATGTGGGTGACGGGAGCAGTACCTCCAGCGCGGGCAGCACCGACAGCCCTGACCATTTCACACATAAACAGCAGCTGTTGGGTGGCCCGGTTGGAGGCAGTCCTGATCACCTACATAAGCCAGGCTCAGGGGAGGAGGCAAAGGGTCTTGAGCAAGCAAGCCGAAGACATAGCACCAGCCAGGAGTACGCAGCACATACCTTTCCCCAAGTGTGCCGGTCTCGCTGCGGGTCCTTCTCCAGTCCGGACCATAAGGGCCTGCGGGGTCTCAGTCCAGAGAAACTTGGCAAGAGAGGCAGCCCTGAGCAGTTCTCAAAACACTTACTGGTGTCCTCTCAGCCGCCTGGCAGCCCAGATCTTTTCCAGAAGCACAGGGGTAGCATGGGTAGTGTGTGTGGGAGTCCAGAGCCCAAACAGATTCTATCAGGGACACCGGAGCACCTACAGAAGGGCCGTGTCATATCTGGGAGCCCTGAGTTGTTGAGGCATCAGCATGGCAAGTTTGGCAGCCCTGGCcgagaggtggcacagaagaggCCGGGCGTAGAGGAGATGTCCCCTCATCACCGGAGCATCTATAGCG